CCGCAGCGACAGCGGGTCGCCGTCGAGGGTGATCGCCTGGCCGGCGACGAAGGTCGCGTCGGCGCCGGTGTCGCTGGCGTCGTCGACCACGCTTTCCACCAGCAGGCGGAAGTCCAGCGGCGCGCGGGCGCCGCGGCGGCTGTCGTTGTGGATGAAATCCAGCGCCGCGGCGATCATCGCCTTCATCTCGTCGATGTCGGCGATGGTCTTGTCGCGCAGCGGCGGTTGCAGGCCTTCCAGGCGGAACGCCAGGCGCGCGAGCGGCGTGCGCAGGTCGTGGGCGATCGCCGCGACCATGTGCGTGCGTTCGTTGACCAGCCGGTTCAGGCGCGCCTGCATCGCGTTGAACGAGTCGGCGGCCTGCACGATCTCGCTGGGGCCGCTGCGCTGTAGCGGCTGCGCGTCGGGATTGCGGCCAAGGCGGTCGGCGGCTTCGGCGAAGCGCTTGATCGGCGCGGCCAGCGCGCGCGAGAACCACCACGCCAGCGGCAGCATCGCCAGCAGGCCGGCGACGAACAGCAGCGCGACCTGGGTCTTGAATGCGGTGGAGAAACGCCGCGGCGGCGACACCACGCTGCGCCAGCGGCCGTCGGGTTGGCGCAGCGCGGCGGTGAAGCCGCCCAGCAGTGGCGAGGCGGGGGCGAGGCCGCGTTCGCGCCAGCGCGCGCCGGTCGCGCGCATCGCCGCGGCGACCGCGTCGCTGGCGGCAGGCGCCGGATCGCGCGGGGGCTGCTGCGCGACGGGGTCGTCGAACGGGGCTCGCGGCGGCGCGCCCTGGTCGGCGAACGGCGGGGGTTCCTCGCGCAATAAACGTGCGTCGCCGGGCGGCCCGGCGCGCGGCTGCAGGCGCGGCCGGCCTTCGGGAAACTCCGGGTTGTGCATCTTTTCGTCGCTGCTGCGATAGAAACGCACCTGCTCCGGCGCCACGTCCAGCCAGTTGCTCATCATGAATTCCGCGAAACGGTCGCGGATCTGTCCCGGCGCCGGCAGCGGCGCGTGCGCCGTGTCGTGCACCTTCAGCGTCTGCGTGCCGGCGGGCATCTTGGTGGTCAGCAGCGCGATCACTTCCGGCGGATGCACTGGCATCTCGTAGACCGGCGTGCGCAACACCAGCAGGGCGATGCCGATCAACTGCGCGGTCAGCAGCGCGGCCACCAGCAGCAGGAAGGTGCGGGCGAAGATCGAGACGCCGCGGCGGCCCCGCTTGGGCGCGTTCACAGCCGGGCGACGCTCGGCAGCAGCATGTAGCCCTCGTTGCGCACGGTGCGGATCAGCTCGGTCTGCACGCGCTCGTTGATCTTGCGCCGCAGGCGGCTGATCTGGCTGTCGATCGCGCGATCGTAGACCTCGGTGTCGCGGCCGCGCGCGTAGTCGAGC
The Xanthomonas sp. AM6 DNA segment above includes these coding regions:
- a CDS encoding ATP-binding protein, with the translated sequence MNAPKRGRRGVSIFARTFLLLVAALLTAQLIGIALLVLRTPVYEMPVHPPEVIALLTTKMPAGTQTLKVHDTAHAPLPAPGQIRDRFAEFMMSNWLDVAPEQVRFYRSSDEKMHNPEFPEGRPRLQPRAGPPGDARLLREEPPPFADQGAPPRAPFDDPVAQQPPRDPAPAASDAVAAAMRATGARWRERGLAPASPLLGGFTAALRQPDGRWRSVVSPPRRFSTAFKTQVALLFVAGLLAMLPLAWWFSRALAAPIKRFAEAADRLGRNPDAQPLQRSGPSEIVQAADSFNAMQARLNRLVNERTHMVAAIAHDLRTPLARLAFRLEGLQPPLRDKTIADIDEMKAMIAAALDFIHNDSRRGARAPLDFRLLVESVVDDASDTGADATFVAGQAITLDGDPLSLRRMVMNLLENALKYGKRARLQLHRDGADCVLWIDDDGPGIDPAQHEQLFLPFFRGENSRNRDTGGIGLGLSVAHSIALAHGGEITLSNRPEGGLRVCVELPCQAAAG